GAAAGTAGTTATAGATAGCAGATAAACTTTTGTACATATTAAAAATGAGGGCCTTTTgagcctggcatttttaggggcgacccaaaaggaattaggggcgacactaaaagacaaaaaagattACCCAAACGCAATTCTAAGCTACCCCTtatctctgatttttcgaaatggccaatatgcccttatataatcgggagcctacaccataatcggtaagttagaggtgaatcggtaggttaaattgaaactgtacctaccgattatagtgtAGCTACTTCGGCTAATAATCCCTTTTATAATTGGTAGGTTATCCAACATAtatgactaccgattataagttgccccaaaatgagtttttttctaaaatccttcatgtattgaattttgaaacctggtataatcggaagggaatacaacttaacaacctaccgattataaggagtccCAGATCGAACCCTTACCATAtcccataggttttgagtgtacacagccagccataaccacttggttcgtgttttggatgcaacgTTAACctggagttaaatatattacaaaacctaccgatcaTAAGTTGCCTGAGTTTTTTCTAATATCCTTCATGTAttaaattttgaaacctgctataatcagaagggaatacaacttacaaacctaccgattatagggagccacagatcgaacccttgccatattccataggttttgagtgtacacagccagccataaccacttggttcgtgttttggatgcagcgttaatcgggagttaaatatattacaaaacctaacgattataagttgccccaaaatgagtttttttataaaatccttcatgtattgaattttgaaacctgtataatcggaagggaatacaacttaacaacctaccgattataaggagacacagatcgaacccttgccatattccataggttttgagtgtacacagccaaccataaccacttggttcgtgttttggatgcagcgttaatcgggagttaaatatattacaaaacctaccgattataagttgtcccaaattcaaattttgaaagctaccataatcggtagatatgctaaatacaatacctaccgattatacgaaatcggtagattattttgttaaacaacctaccgattctaatattcggttatgttatgagtcaactttctttccgattatggtgttgtttggttccaggaaacaattTTTTTACATAGAATAATCGAGAGGGTAATAAAGACTAAACCTACCGGTTATTATTATTCGGAAGTCAAGGTGCGCATTTACATTCCGAttgtggtgttgtttggttccaggaaacaaagTTTTTTTACATATAATAATCGATAAGGTAATGATAAACGCATTTTTGTATCTACTTTTTTCTTAatatttcgtattgttagtactcgttttcgtccttattatggtattttgtgtgtttgtaggtatttttttggaaataaatattgttggaaaattcggctcgaaaagttgctcggagcaccccggaggacatttgctatacggaccccacttttgctatgtgtcacccacggctatgtgtagcccatttgtccacaacacccatttgttaCTCGGCACCCAtgacgttggataagggcacctcaccttcttcatttgaaaaataaaattggcgggaaaatggagcagtgaactggtagaattagggttcaccatttggacgtgatttcttgagattcaatggctgaaatttgttgaTATGACGTGACTTGTCCTAATAGGCTTGGTATGGGCTTTGGAATCAGTTAAAAGTGGCTAGATAATCCGTTGGGAGCAAGACAGAGGAgtggatattcacgggatttttgGTCGGATTCTGCATGATAAGCTGGCCGGATTTGTTGCTTGGTTTGGTTATATACCAGCCTGTTAtatcaaaacaggattggtaagtttTTTCAATTCgataaaaagggaagaaatcgTGTCGACATGCAAATCAGAGGAGGGAGATATTCACGAGTGAGTGGGAGATATTCTTGGGATTTCCTGTGCATATTTGAGGATAGCGTGTGTCCTAACAGAGTTTTACTCCAGCTGGGACGTGAAATATTGTGCTCATTGTGTAGATATCGGAAAAATCATCGTGACAGAGAAACAATCCAgtgtaaaaggaaagaaaatattctcattaTGGCAGCGTGTGAAGGAGGGCGATTAATGAAGATTTCTTGGAGATTTCAGAACCTGacgagtataaataggttgctgggtttatagagaagggggatggagagtttgggtacATTGAAGAGCTAATAACAAAGCTGCAGAGTGAGTTTCATCAGCAGCAGGTgaaagagaagaaggagaagaacagTTGACAGTCAACGACAGTCGTTGATTGACTGTCACTTTTCTTCCCTTTGCAACAGTTTTTTTGCAACAGTGCTGGATTATAGTTTCTTTGTGACGTCTTCTTAGtgttgcaaatctctgttttaataaaaattcatctttgtaaacacctttgAGCAACGAAAttaaattttgagtgtgtttccaacatgatgaactaaacccaacactgggacaacggaggaagctgtttttcacccatgtggtaattctatttaatttctttatgactgtttgcactattataattgatttatgatttttcttgattattttttatttcgtctgatgtcgcatgcttagtcttaggtacttttgatgcgtcatgcttgtgatttacatataattctttataaaatctaccttggcaaagatttagagtcgatatttgttattttatgagctttaattgtccggaattaaTAATTGAACCGCATGAATGTGaaaattggtggaatcccgagtcccaatCATGTCTTCATCCTGCTactattttgtgtatatattttcttatttttatttattttcatttatttaagcttaaaatcaatttcaacaaagtccgagtgaacgacaacctttaccactatataaaattcgatcaggtaataaaaactaaacctaccgattattacTATTCGGAAGTCAAGGTGCATATACctcccgattatggtgttgtttggttccaggaaacaaagTTTTTTTACACTGAAAAAATCGGAAGGCAAAGTATATTAAAAAACTCCGATTCTGataaaatattttgaaaaatccCCAGAATCGGTAGGTTAACGTATATTTTCACAATCTTTTTAGGTTGCTTGGATTTTTTCCCAACCTGAGATGCATAATCTTCATTGTCAACGTTATCAATCAACTCTTGGTGCTTACTTATCTTATCAAGTGGCACAGGCTCTCCGACTTTTATGCAATTAGTGCACCATTTGGACAAACTCTTGAACCTGCCCTTCTGTTTTATAACATAGCATACCATCAAACGGTTATTACTCTATTTTGACCCATAATATTAAACTAAACTAAGAAAAAAATACGTACCAATCTTTCATAACCCATAGCATACCGTCAAAAACACAATTATTCCGATTATGATCGATTTAGGCCTCAGTAATGAAAAATGTTCAATAATCGGTAGGAAACCTAAATATTTAGCACCCGAATATAACGAATGTTCTTGTGAAAtgaagaaatcgacaacaatcgggagtttaaaacaattactaacctaccgaatatgggtaataactgaaaaccctaaaaaaaaatcatggattCGACGAATTGAAGCAATATAAAGCAAATTAATGGTAGAATCTTACCTAATAGGCGCCATTTCAAGTTGTTGGAGAGTTTGGCTTTGAGTGTCGCCTACATCAGGGGCCGCATCTTCTTCGCGTTTTTCGGGTTCGTGAGTTAAAACCTCTTTATTATGGGAATGCAATCCAATGTTTGGATCCTTACCGCGACAAACGTTTTTGGTTTTAGCTTTCCGGGgttccttttctttcatctttatagagaataatcgacgatgattcgattcgacgatTAACGATGTATAGCGAGGAGAGGGGAGAGTTTTCCTCTCtgcaatcgaaaggaaagaggagaagaggagttgaagttgaaaagaaatgaaatgaaatgaattcaGGTTGACTTTGGTTTTATCTGTCAAATGGTTAATAATCGGTAGGCATTACCACATCATAAGCTACCGACTGTTGAGTAGCCCAAAATCGTTAGGGTTTGTTACttatatacctaccgattataggaaGCCCCAAATCGAACCActgccaaattccataggtttcgAGGGTACAGAGCCgaccataaccatttggttcgtgttttggatgtagtCATAATCTGAAGGTATATGAATTACATAAActtccgattataggttgccccaaaataagttttcttctaaaatccttcatttaatgaatttgaaatctaccataatcggGAGGTATTGTTACTCGTAGCTTTCCGATTATGGGAAGCCCAAATCGTTAGCTTAGACAGGTTTTAATTCGTCTGATTATATAGGAGCCCCAAATTTCACCATTgcaaaaatctaaaaatttctaATTTCTATACTTTAACAGTCGGTAGTCTCTTGAGGATCTTATTACTCACGATTGTTATAGAAGCCAGATACGAGTTTGGCACATAAACGAACTTAATCGGCAATGTAATCTAGTTAATAACCTTCCGATTAGGCATTTATAATCGGGTACAGTATAACTTCCGATTATGTAAGGGCATTAACATATTCTCCGCGTCCCTTAACGTAGTGTataggttgggaataaaaaaatcgcctctaattccttttgggtcgcccctaaaaatgccaaaCTTTTGAGCCTTGttacatttttcttttaatatgCAATCTCAACTTTTAAGTCAAAAATTAGTCCGTCTTGAACATTAACACCCAAGATGTCACCATCCACGTCATACCTTGCCCAACATCCAACTCGTAATTCGTACACTGAAGTCGACTAGGTTACGAAAGACATCCTACCTTCTCGAAAGGAAAATGTTTTTTTGTGTGCTCATTAATAATTCACCTCATTCTTTTATACAAAGGGGTGCAAACTTTTGGGGGGTCACTTTAGATGATACAAAGAAACCATAGTTAAGGAAAAAGTAACCATGGTTTGAACAAGAAGAGTCGATGCGGCTCTGGTAGGGATGACTCACAACTGATAATGGTCATCACTCACTTATGATCACTCAATTTCAAGAAGCAACAAGTTTCTTTTGTCTGCCCTATAAATATGTTGTACACATGATTGGAGAAATAACTGAATATAGACCCAACCCAACCCAACCCAACCCAACCCTTGGAACAATAACACTCCTCCTATAGGCTAAACCAATCCCACATCTCCATCAAAATCTTCTCTCAACTCAAATCTCTCCATCCcaacaacaaaaatcaaaacttgaattGGAGATTCAGCCAATCAAAAGAAGATGGGTCTATCAAATCTACCAGCTCCAGCAGATGGAGTTCTATGTGTTATACTAGTGAACACGGctcaatcaatctcaatatttAAGGGTATGcttttttttattcttcaaaTTATAGGAATTCATTTACAATCATCGACGGAATCGGTGCAGAATTCATCCGGACAGTGCGATTTACATATTACATCGGATACTTTAGTAGAGCAGTTGAGAAAAAAGATTCCTTCGATTCCGTTTAGTTCTTTAATTAACGGTGGTAGTTGCGATACTCGGTCTGAATTACACGACTGCACGGTTTGTTTGAACCGGTTCCAACCAGATTCCGAAGTGAATCATTTGAGTTGTGGTCATTTTTTTCATAAAGATTGTTTGGAGAAATGGTTGGATTATTGGAATATAACTTGTCCTCTTTGTAGAACACCTCTGCTTTCAGATGAAGATCAAtcagttgatgatgatgatgatgatcaagaaACTTATTCTTGTCTTTGGAATGGAAATTGATTGAGAAAAAATTGCACCGGAAGAGAAGAATTAAGACAGAAATACCCATCGATATAGTCTTTTATATACGTCTATACCACTCCCTTATAGAATCTAAGAACATGGGTAAAAGTCTCTAATTTTTCTAGTAgtcttttgtaaaagaaacatagTCGAGTGTTGCGATTATGAGTCAGGTTGGTTGGAAGGTCTGATTGCTGGCCCTAGAttggatatactttttatatGTCCATGAAAGTGAGCTGTTTTATGtatgtttttcaagttttttttttttttttttttttttgtatgtcaTTCCAGAGCATCTATGTACAAAGTATATTACAGAGAAATTTACTTAGTTGTGATGAATTAGTTTCTCTTGATCATGTCTTGTATAATTAGTTTCTTTTCCTTTACCAAATTGAGATTGCTGTTCATTTCGAGGATCATTGGCGGGAAGTAGTCATGCAGTTTTTGGTTGGCTGGAGGTCAATCACTTTCCTTTCCGGCAATTCTTGAAATGGAAGCTCCGGCTCAGAATTTCTTAGTTGGCTAGAAATCaaccaaattcgtcctcaaatcCCGCTATAACAAAAAGAACCGTGGTATGTAGAATTCTCAATATAGAGAGTCTCATTGGATAATCATATGATCCAGTACTGGTGGGAGACAAAAGTGACCAAGTAATTAAATAGCTTTGGACCTTTGGACCGTTGGTCATCATGTCTCAATTATAAAGTTGAAACCGTGTTGAATCCACTTTAATCTGCGTCCACTAAAATGGAGAAATGATGGTCACATACAACTTATATTGGACTTAAAATGGGAAAGTTAGTTAGCATAGTAACCATCTTTTgcttaactcttttttttttttttttagtgaatGAAATTATATTGTGTTTCTCCAGTGGTGGGAAAATTCCACCTATAAATGCAATCCGTGTTATCCATTTTTTCTGTATTATTTAACATATGGTGTATCCTGTTTGTGCGAAGTGGTGGTAAATTACTAATACAGCAAACTCCACACCAAGAATATCTTCCCTTCGGCCTAACCATTTGTCTGGTTCGGTTGCCCCTCTTCGCCCATCTGATTGAGATTTGCGACATTCTTTTTCCATTGCCTTCTTTGACCATCCAAACGTTTGCAATCCAGTTATGCAAAAAAGAGGTGCGTTGGTCATGGTTCTTGCAAGGCTTAGTGCGTAGTATTTTAAAGTATGTTCGAAGACATCCAATTCAAGCAACGGTATAGAGAAGCCAATTTTATTGCTGATTTCCTAGCCAAAGAAGCAGCTCAATCTAAACTAGAAGAGCTGATCAATCACCGGTAGAGGTGACTAGGCTAATTCAAGAAGACGTGCGAAGAAGAGCTTTTCTTCGTGCTGTCAGATATGTTGCTGCATCTTGTTAGCCATGTTGGCGggttaaaaataataaaactaaatttcTAGCATCAAACTTTACGTATTCACAAGGTTCCATCCATTTGTCGCTCTCACTTTTCCTATTTGCCGCTCTCATTAATTGTCACCTTACTTTTTTTATTTGCACCCATATATTTTTTCACGTATCCTAAATACCACTTGTTTGACTTTTTGTTTGCACCCAACATAACTCCCAATAACTTTAATTGAAAACAAGCCCACCAGATGCCAATCAATTTCTCACCGGTACTTCTTCTGCTCCATCTCTCCCACTGTTCTTCTACTCCACCTCTCCCACCAAACCATGACCACTTTCTCTcctatttttatttaattttttcttctcatttttgACTTCATGTTACCACACTATACATGCCGAGTCCATAGCAGTCTATCGCCTGCTAGTGTTGTTCTACACATTCCAAACATTAAGTAAGCTCTGAAAACCCATCTTGGATGATTGTTGTTTATTGATTTTAGATTATTTATCTGATGTATTTGTTGTTTGATTTTAGATTCAGTTTGTGTTCAAAAGTTATTGCATGTTTTATCTAGTTGCAAGTATTtgaagtgtttgttgaattgcctAATTTCATTTTAAATATACAGTGCCTAATTTGTCCGCTTAACAAGATTACAGATACAAATCTGCCCTAATGTCATTTTAAATATACAGTGCCTCGGTAGTATTAGTTTGTCGCTTTAATAAATCTACTAATCATTTGTTAATTTGATTCATTGCCTACTTTAGCTTCCTTTTCGAATGAATATTTTAGCTATCTATCTTTCCAGCTTTTCACTTTGGTTATTAGGTACTTTTACTAGGAAAAGTATgatcaagtatatatacattttGAAGATGATTACAGGAAAAATATGATTGAGTACATATACATTTTGAAGATGATTGGTAATATGATCACTGTCATAGCATTAAACTCCTTGAATTAATAATGGTCATGAGATGATGAGTGAGTGTCAACGTCATATACCCTGTACTCATTACCCCAGATAATATATTTATTCTTATTTGTCGCAAGTTTCGGGTTATGTTATTCACTTTTATGTCTTTTGATCGTAGGAATAAACAAAACAATGAAACCTTTTCCTCCGGATACCAGATGAACAAGGCGTTCTGCATGCCTCTAATTCATCTAAGAAATTGCACTATGCCGGAACATTAATACAGATTTGGCATGGAAGCTACAAAATTACCATGGGGACGAGCCACTAGCCGAATTCGGAGAGATCAATGAAGGTCCATCTCAAGCAGTATCAAATCAAGGAGAGAGTAGCCGTCAAGATGTTGAAAACGAAGATACCGAACAGGTGAGAGTACAAAGATCCACGAGACCACCAAAACCAGTTGAAAGAATTGCATCACGAGCTTATAAGAGAGAAAAAATACCAATTAGTTTTGTTATGATGTAATCCTTTGGGTGGCCTGTCATTCTCTGGACAGTTAAAATAATATTAAGCACATCAATGTACACAGATTGGTTTTGTATATGATACAACAGAGTTTTTGCTCGGTGCGCAACCATAAGAAATTTTGTGGTCTACATTTTCATGCTTAAGTTTTGCTTCTTGGTACCGACCTAGCAGAGACCTGCTAGACTAACAGGCAACCATGACAACCAAATCACTAGCTCACCTGAACAATAGTCGCCCAGAAATGATCACGTGTTTAAGTACATAGCCGTCCGGTTACAACCAACTATTTATTTGCAAAGTCGTCCTTGTTTGGACGGCTGAAGTACTTTGTGGTCGTCCAGAACTTGGTGACCAGTTCAACGAAAactgaaaaaacaaaaacgaaaaaaGCACTAATCAAACGAAAATGGATTAGTTCTTACTTCCAAACCTTGTCACTGTATTTTTAGTtaaattaacaaaatcttattggaTACTCCATTCATCTGATGTTTGGGTTCTTTGCCCATAATCTTCAATCGTAGAATCTTGATTAAATCGTTCATTTTTACCAATTAATTGATAAGAGTTAAGAGATAATAAATTTATACATAATATTGAATTAATTGAACAGAATCCTAACCTAGGGTTAATACTTTTTTGATGGATTTTTAATAAAAATGGAGTTCAATGGAGAAGAAAACAAATTAGAGCGGTGGTAATTACAGTCAAATCTAATTTGACTTTTATAGGTGATAAATAGAAAAAGTTAGAACTGAAAAATAGAATTACTTTTGAAATTCTAATGAGGGTGGCAAATAGGAAAAGTGGGGGTGGCAAATAGGCGGAACCTTTCACAATATCAATTCTCAACAAACCCATGAAATAAACTCCCAAAATCGCATGGCATTCACCTCGTTGAATCCATGTTTACCCAAATAATAATCTTGCATAAATTACGAACACCACTTTCAAAATAAAGTTAGTGCACAAGCTGCTTCATAGATCCAGAGACAACAcaatatatagaaaaacgacgAAGTGCACAAATTTA
This is a stretch of genomic DNA from Papaver somniferum cultivar HN1 chromosome 1, ASM357369v1, whole genome shotgun sequence. It encodes these proteins:
- the LOC113301763 gene encoding probable E3 ubiquitin-protein ligase XERICO, giving the protein MGLSNLPAPADGVLCVILVNTAQSISIFKGMLFFILQIIGIHLQSSTESVQNSSGQCDLHITSDTLVEQLRKKIPSIPFSSLINGGSCDTRSELHDCTVCLNRFQPDSEVNHLSCGHFFHKDCLEKWLDYWNITCPLCRTPLLSDEDQSVDDDDDDQETYSCLWNGN